CTCCTCAAAGCGTATTGCAAGACCAAGATGAGGAAGAATAGGATACTCTTATGCCCCAACTAAGATTAACGATACAAACCATTACACCGCTACTCATGTACGGTGCAGACAATAAGGATGACCGAACCAATAGTAGCATCCGTGCAGAACCCGAACTACGGGCAACAGCAATACGCGGTCTCCTCCGTTACTGGCTACGGGCAGTGCTAGGTGGCAAATTCACAGCGATTAGCAAGGTGTATGAGCAAGAGAGCGCTATTCTTGGCAGCACTAACACCGGCTCAAGAGTAAACGTGCGAGTCCAAAAAGGGAGTTCAATGCAAGTAGAAGCAAATCAAACAGTGCTGCCACGCCAAACGCGCGGATACACTCTTTCGCACACAGGCTTTGTTCCCGATAGTGAGTTTCGCATTACGCTGTCTACGCATCTGTTGGATAAAAGTGGGGTATTGGATGAGAACGGCGACCTGGTAAAAGCTGTGTTCCTCATGACGCATTTCAGTGGATTAGGTAGACGCTCAAGGCGTGGTAGTGGTAACTTGCGCGTACTGGGAGTAAAGGGCTACGAAAGTGAACTTCCACTTGATGTACTGCCTGAAAATCGTGATGCACTCACGCAATACCTTGCCGCTGTCAGTTTCCACATTAGCCCGCAAAGTCAGACAGTCGGTCGCAGACCAAGTTTCCCTGTATTTGCTTGGGATACAGCCGTAGTCTTGGTAGGTCGGCAAAAACATATTGATTACGAAGATGCATATAAAGAGTTATGGACCGTGTCGGGACCCTATCACCAAGAAGGTGGTATCTTCGGTGATGTTCGACCCCGTCGATCATCCGCAATTCATATGCGGGTCGCAGCGACCAAAGCTGGCTATGTCGCGCAGCAAACCATCTTGTGGTCAGGTAACGGTCAATGGAACAAGATGAAAGACTACATCCAACATTGTTTATCTCAAGGTTTTGATGACGTTTATGGCACATGGGGGCACTGGCAATGAGCGCAATTATCGTACTGACGATAGGTCCGGTGCAAAGTTATATCAGTCAAGCAAGACGTACACAGGATTTATGGCAAGGCAGTCGCATACTATCTTATCTTGCCAGTGCTGGTGTTCATCACGCACTCAGTCAACAGGAGCATGGGTTGGCAGAGGTCATCTATCCATCTATGAAACGTGATCAGACAGATAACATCCCAAATCGAATGGTCATAAGATGGAAAGGTGATGAAGATGGTGCGAAACAATGTGCTAAAGAGATAGAGCATGCGATACGTGGTACATGGCGAACCCTATCTGCTAATACAATGCGTTATTTCACCGAAAGTTTACAGCAGGATGAACTTGAGAATGTCCTAGGTATTTGGCAAAGACAGGAAAATACATGGCTGGAGTGTTATTGGGTTGTTGTACCAGAAAATCCAGCACTATCGTATAGCGAAAATATGCAACATGCTAATGCTACAATGGGCGCGAGGAAGCTGCTGCGTAATTTCCCCCATATTGAAGAACATGGTCGCAAGGGTAGTATCACAGGCGAACACGAAGCTCTTCGTAGCACAGGTGATTATGTATCGTTCTGGAATGACCGCAAAGGTGAACAACGCAATCTTGCCCTACTAGGTAAGCATGAGCGTCTGAGTGCCATTAGCACGATTAAGCGTTTCGCACATGAGAAAAAAGCCGATAATGATGCACTGCAATTCCCAAATCGTTTACCCTCAACCAGTAGTATCGCCTCTGCATCGTTTCGCTATGATGTTTTGCGGATTTTAGATCGACAAGATGTGGATGTGAGCAATCTCCGACATACTTTACAAGCCTATATAAAGGCACTGCTCACACTTTTCAAAAAACCCTCTGATTTGTTCTTCACTCAGAATGGATATAGCAATCCTGAATACTTTGGATTGATTGAACAGACAATTTCAGAAAGTACGCTTCATGATGAACTTGTTAAACATTTTCGCAGTATAGATGGCGATTTTCTGTTTGAGGATACACTTATCAGCAAGACGATAGAAGAATATAGCGGACAAATACCCAACGCCAAACAAATGCGTAATGTTCAACAGGCGCTTTCAGATTTTTTAAAGGCAGCCAGTGCCTTGGACATTCCCCGCCCACAACCCTATTTTGTCATCTTATCAATGGACGGCGACCATATGGGGAAAACGCTGGGGAATTTGGATCAGGGGCAACATGAGAAGTTTAGCAGAACGCTGGCAGATTTTGCCCGGCATAATGTCAAAAACATTGTTGAGGAAGAACATCTAGGACGACTGGTATACGCGGGTGGTGATGATGTCTTAGCTCTACTACCTGTCCGGCATGCGTTACAAGTTGCCGAACAACTACGTTCTGAATTTGAGAAAGTTGTTGCCACTATCGGGGTTAAAAATCACAAAGGCGAACCTGTAACTGCCAGCACAGGTTTAGTTTGTGTCCATCATACCCATAATTTACAGGATGCAGTAAACGCCGCAAACAATGCTCAGAAAATTGCTAAAGACTACTATGGTCGTAATGCTCTCGATGTAGAATTTCTACGTCGTTCTGGGGAACCACGTTCGATGGGGCACAAGTGGCGTAGGGATAATGAAACGACGTTCAACCATATCGACAAGTTAGTGCATGCATTTGGCGATGACTTGTCGCGAAATCTGCCCTATGACCTTGCTCAAATAGCTTACAAGATGACCGCTGTGAGTGTGTCATACGATGCGCGCAAAGCAGAATTACTACGTATCCTCAAACGTCGCCTGAGTGAAGACAAAAAGAATGGTGTTGATGATCTTCTGAAATCAATTTTATGGCTGGTGAAAGAACCTCAAAGTGCTTTCATTCATGACATTCTGATTCTAGTAGAGAACAGTCCGAGTAACCTTACAGAAGAAATTCACGCCTTATTTGGTATGGCTCAAGGCGAATTGATTTCACTAAGAGATGCTATTAAGCGAGAGGTGAATAAAAAAAGTGAGAAACCACTTGAGGTAAGAGTAGTATCTGAAATCAACAAATATTTAGAAAAAAGATGGAAAACTACAGAAGCATGGCTAGAGTTAGCCCGCTTTATTGCCCAGACAACCTAAGCGGAAGGAATTTAGGATATGACATGGCTTGAAATTCGCCCACGGGATGTCTGGCTTTTCCGTGATGGCAAACCTTTTTCTGCTGGAGAAGATCATAGCGCACACAGCATGTTTCCGCCTACACCACTGACCGTGCAGGGAGCACTACGTCAAAAAATTTCCGAAAGTTTGGGCGTTAGCTTGTGGCAGTACAAAAATGCCAGTAAGGGAAAAACTTCGACAAATGAGGCGGAACAGGCAGTTGCCTTCATTGGTAAACATGGAGATATGTCAGATTTCGGTAAATTTAACATGTGTGGGCCATTTGTCGGTCTACGAACAAATAGCAGCACTATACCGCTATTCCCTGTTCCAGCAGATTTATTCAAACACAGTAAGACACACGATTTTCGGCTTTCAAGGCCCGGTCAATCTTTATCCAGTGATATGGGAGAGGATTTCTCCTTCCCTGAAGTAATTGAAGATTTTGAAAATTTACCCGGATATTGGATGACTGGCGATACCTTTAAGGCATACTTAGGCAATTCCGTGCCAGACAGCAGTAAATTCACTGAGGAGGGTGCATATCAAGATGCCCTTACAGCATATCAGGCGGGTAAGCATATCTGGCATAGCCAACTTGTTTACCAGAATGATAACCGCTTCGGCGTATCGACAAATGCCTTAACCAGTTTCCGTGAAGAGGGACAGCTATATCAAGTACAATTTGTTCGCCCTCAGTCTGGCATAGGTTTGTTGGTGTCAGTAAATGACGAGATTCCAACGTATCTACTTGAGGGAACAATGACAATTGGCGGTGAACAGCGTCAAGCAAAGGTTGAAAAAGTTGAAAATGTTGCTCTGCCAGCCCATCCTGAGTCTATATCCGGGCAATTCAAGGTGATATTCCTCACACCGACTTATTTTGACGATGGCTGGCAGCCCAAAGATGGCGACTGGTCGGAAGTATTTGGGGGCCATGAAGTGACACTCAAAAGTGTGGTTTTGTATCGTCCTCTGAAAATTGGTGGCTGGAGCAACGCCAACAACCGTGCGCGTGCGATGCACAATTATGTAGCACCGGGCAGCGTCTATTACTTTCAGACAGATGCCACATTTCAACCACTCGAAGCAATCACACAAGTCCCCAATAAAATCAATGTCAAAGCATTAGGCTTTGGACAATATGCCATCGGACAATGGTAATCATTTAATTCAGAATAGGATCAATCATGGATGTGCAAAAACATATTCTCTATCTTTATGCGGAAACTCCAATGCACGTTGGAACCGGTGTTGGCTTGGGTGCGGTAGATATGCCCATCCAACGTGAGAAACATACTGGCTATCCGATTATTCAGGCATCCGGCATAAAAGGTGCATTGCGAGATACAGCACAATTGAAATTGGGTGATAGCGATGTCATGAAAAGTATTTTTGGCTCAGATGCCGAAAATCGCGAGATTACTCATGCTAGTGCTATGTCTCCGAGCGATGCTCGTATTTTGTTGTTTCCAGTACGTGCATTAAACGGCGTATTTGTGTGGATTACATCATCTACTGTGTTGGCTCGGTTTAAGCAGGAAACTGAACTTAACAACGTACCCGATGTTCCTGAAATTAATCAAGGTGACCTGGCACAGGTATCCAGTGAAAATTTGATTAATGCGGGACAAATCATGTTGGAAGAATATACTTATTCGTCCCAAGTCACTAATGAAGCTACCGAATGGGCAAATTATCTTGCAACAAACGCATTTCCAGATGCAGATAATTACTGGCACAAGCGCATAAAATCGCATTTCGCTATCTTGCCAGATAATGAATTCCGCGATTTTGTACGTTACAGTACCGAAATTGTCACCCGAATCCACATTGATGATGTGAAAAAGACCGTCAAAGATGGACAATTATTCACTCAGGAATTGCTTCCTGCGGATAGTCTATTGTACTCCTTTATACATGTCACAGATAGCCGTGATGAGAAAATTAAAGCAGAAAATATTGTTGGTGGATTACAAGATGCTATGGGTAATCGCCTGCAAATTGGCGGTGACGAGACTGTAGGACGTGGGCGTGTACGCCTGAACTGGCAGGAGGTGAAATAATGGCAACGATACGACAGACGCTAGAACAAGAACGAGCATCATCTGCGTGGCGAGATATAGAAACAGTCACCAATGACCAACAACAGAAAAAATATGGCACTCTAGCACGCAAACTACCTACCATGATACAAATGAATGGTCTGGGTACTACGCTGGCTTTTCTCATGGCAAAAGGTAAGAGTAAGTCAGATGATGGTCACACTTTAATATTTAACCATCTGTCAAAATGGGTTTTGTCAAAGATTGAACCTGCTGGCAAGTATAAGGATTTGATGGTCCTGGTGCGGAACGTCGAAACAGATGTTTATCGTCGCGCAACGACTGAAGCAATTGAATATGGTATCTGGTTGAAACGTTATGTGGAAGCAAAAGATTGGGGTAGTGCTGATGGAGATGATTCTCCATGACAAACCAAGCATTACCTCAAAGATCACGACAGATGTTAGAAAACTATGTAGATCGTTGCCAGAATTTGGGCCTTATTCTGGATAAGTATGCTCCGTGGGGTGATGATGGGCATGGCAATTGGGATTTGACCATGCGAAGCACAGTTCGTCGGCGGGGACAGAATCAGGTGCAAACGCTAACAGGCGGTGAGGCGAAGGGATTATGGCTCAGTACCAATCGTCGGGCATTGAACAATGAAAGTCCATCAGTGTTTGAAATTGATCGTACAGATACTGATTTGCTTCAAGCGAATATTGAGCGGTGGGGAATTATGGTGCGAGAGAGTGACGGGATAGCCTTCACAATGACTACGGCTGAACGGCTGGTCGCAGGTTTGGGTGCATCCCACGTTCTTGAAACCGCGCTGACACTAGAGAGAAATACAGGTTTACCCTATTTGCCCGGTAGTACAGTGAAGGGATTGGCGCGGGCGTGGGGGTTAATTGAGATTGCGGCACAGTTAAAAGTAACGTTGGATGATTCAATAGTCATAGGTAAAGATGAGAAAAATCTGCTCAACGTGATTGCTGAAACGCTCATTGCTGAGCCAACTGAAACTTTATTCCAATCAATTGAAAAGCTGCGCCCGGTTTCGGAAGATGCGGAAGCTCTTATCCAGTGGTTTCGCTTTATTTTTGGATGGCAAGGAGAAGCTGGCGCAGTCTGTTTTGTTGATGCCAAATACGCAGGTGAGCGACCACCGAGATATGCGGCCGATGTAATGACACCACATTACATCAATTATTATACTGAAAACGGTAGCAAACCACCTACAGACGATGATAATCCTAACCCGGTTTCGTTCATAACTGTCGAGAGAGGAAATATGTTTGCATTCGGGCTTATCCCACGCCTTTCCGCTTTTATCATTTTTGAAGGGGAAGTTCGAGAAAACAGGCTCATAACAGCTCTTGATGTAGCGGCTGACTGGTTAAGTAAGGGCTTGGCTCAATTGGGTGTTGGTAGTAAAACATCTGCCGGATATGGCTTTTTCAGTCGCAAATCACTTAATGTTGTTATTGGGCGCTGATGGTATGGAAAAACTTCAAGAGACATTGGCAGTTATCCAGGTACCGAGGCGTATGATCAGCAGTGCTAGAAGCCATTTGTCGATAGTGGATGCAGAATAATTTGTTCAGAAATGATAGATTTAACGCGAGGGTTATCTACCTAGTATTGAGAATAGGCAAGGAGATGTTGTCCTCCTTGCCTATCCAACGAGCGACCCATTCCTCCATTCCGGATCAATTGATTGACTGGCTCGGTTCGTTGTGAGAGGCTTCGATGATACATGCACTTCTGATGGTTAAGCATTGAAACAATACAAGTATTATCGATTACCTGTTTACTTCCACGGATCTTCAATGACTATATAAGTCGAACGATTTCGTCCGTTAGACTGAATAAAATCTAATCCTTGTCCAATTAGAATCCTTGCTTGGGTAAGGTCTGCGCGTGTCAAGGTGATGTACCGATCATGCTCCGGATGGGAACGAATGAACTTTATACTTACATTACTAAACTTGTCTTCAATTGCTTGGATGGCTTTGTTTTGTACATCTAAGGATCCAGTATTGTATTTTGGATCAGCGGGGAACGTACGCACCGTTACTTTTTCTAAATGCCCTTGATCATACGCTAGCTGGATGTAAGAACCCAGTCGATTAACGATTCCCTCGCGATCATAAAGATACCGGTCATTTACATACAATTCAGTGACAGGTCGAGCAAACAAGTCACTGAAAAAGTCTTGTTCTGTTTTTTCTGTCATCTTCAGGGGATCATAGTTGATGACTCTAACAGAAGATGGGGGTTCAAGCTTAGCTGCATCTACATCCTTCGCGGAAACACTTGTGAATTCCTCCAATGCAAATTTCACTCCGTCATTTACGCTAGTAGTAATTAATGCACCTTCAGTACCTGTGGTTTTATTGAGGGCGGTGGTATCCGATATCGATATTGCTCGCATGTTATCCTCTCGATCAATATCAATGAGGACTTGCCATGCGGGAAGCTCAGTAATCTCCTGTAACTTCAAACCTTTTTCTTGTAAAACTTGTAAGTGACGAGCAATGCTTAGTGATTCAGGATCACTGGAGTCAACTGCATAATTTATGATTTGCAGTTGCACGTTGACTTTACGTCGCAAGAGTTCTTGCAGTAAGTCGGGCCAGTTTCTGAGTGCTCCAACCGGTTTTTCCAAAGTAAGCCTTGAAGTTGCTATACTCACATTTGATTTGGCACTGGCAATTTGTTGCATTATCCATAAAGGCTTATTTATTGCGATGACATTTCCTGCACCCGGAACAGAGCTCTCAGTTTCAGAAAGACTGTTAAGTAACGCCTCTAAAAACCTCACCACATCGTTACGTTTCAAGATGTGGTGATACAACTGGTTGCTATAGTCACGTAAACAATGATAGCAACTGGTCTCTGGGGAACAATCCGTGCAATTGACGATGTTTAGAGCTTCGCGGACAACAGAAGCAAATTCCTTTTGAATTTGGCGTACATGTCCAGCACCTCCTGGTACGTTGTCATACAACACAACTGTTTGTTCCCACGCACCCGAATCGCTGATCGGAATAGGAAATAAGACACCATCGATATCGTCACGCTCTATTTGCAGTGCACGACTAGCTCCTTGTATGAGGGCATACATGAGCGAAACCCAAAATGACACATTGTCTGATGAGGGCACGTTTACATAACTACTACTGTGAAAGTGCAGCTTGAGTGTGTCTGTTGACCTCTCATGACCTAATGCGACAGGCTGAGCATTTTTTCTATCGGATTTCTTTATTAGAGAACCACGGTCCTCACCAGATAGATGAATATAGAATCCACCATATCTAACATCACCCTCATTGACATACAACAGGGTTCCATCATGATCGTATGTGTAACTTACTATAGGACTTATTCTGACCTCATCGCTCATTTGTCCTGGTATAAGAGCTGCACGCATCAAGCTTGGTTCTGTTCGTACGTATTGACGAGCTGGCTTGCCATTATCACGACTTCTTGCAAAGAAACCATCAGGAATTATAAACTTAAGTGCTTTGCGTCGATTCTGTTTGGGTAGTGAACCGCAAACACGACATTCTTTCGATAGTGGGACGCCTGTACCAAGGCTGATTTCAAGGTGATTGCAGGTTTCACAAATTCGATATTCACGTGAATTGACGGTATCTCGAAAAAATTGAACCCCATCACTACGCCAAATACGTTTATCTGCGACTATCTCGGAGCCAGGTGCATATTCGCGTATAGCTAATTTAAGGTCGCGCTGCAGACGCAACTGTTCATTTCGTTGTCCGTTTGGTAAGCGAAGTTCTACAGAATGTAGTGGGAATGAGTAACTTGGCAAGATACCGTTTCCACTGAAATATTCAATTGTTCGTTCCTCGCGTAACCGTTTTTGATTTTTATTGAGGTCTTGAATGCTCTTACTATTCTTCTCTATATTCTCCAGCAGTTTTTGCTGTAGTGTCTGTATCTGTTGAGTGTAGTAATCGGAAAGGTATTTGTACCTCTCATAAACACGGTTTATATCATTCCGAAAATTCTCTATCCAGTTGTCAACCTCAACTTCATTCACAAAATCACCAAATGTTGCCAGCAAAGTCTCAATTTGTGCACGTCGATTTTCTAACCAAGAATCCAGATGATTTAGATGAGGATCACTAACATATTGATCATCAAAAAATGAACCAACTAATTTCCAATCTGTTGCGCCAGAAGCTCTGCGATACCTGAGAAATTCACTAAGCAATATGGCGTTAATATGACGGCTTTGAATAAATCGATTATCAACAGCGATATATGGCACGCGGACTTGACCACGAATGATATCAGAGGGTTTACGGAAATACGTTTGATCATGGGGACGATCTGCAGCCCAGGTCAGAATGAAAGCTGCACCACCTGCTCGGCGTCCAGCTCGACCTGCTCGCTGACGGTAGTTAGCTACAGTTGGTGGTACATTGCTCATCACCACTGCCTGAAGATCTCCTAGGTCGATTCCCATCTCAAATGTGGTGGAGCAACTCAACACGTTAATATCACCAACTCGGAATTTTTCTTGGTAGTCACGACCTTTTTCTGATTCTAATTGCGCTGTATGCTCTTCCACACGAATAGGAATAACATCCCTGATGCAACTCTGATAAAAGAAGTTGTTGGCTTGTGCTTGATTAATATCTCTCTCTATCAAAGTTCCATCACAATGTGGATGAGGGCAGGGTAATTCCATACCATGCGCATGAAAGCGTTGACACTTATCACACTGATACCAATTTGATGTTATTTCAAAAATAAAGATGTTAGAGTCAATGCGGAACCCATCTTCTGCGGAACCAACCATGATGCCATTATGGGGATCTGTCAACCAATCAAATATGGAGTTTAAGGCTCGTTTCACATCCCCATCTGTATGAGGTAGTCCATTAGCCACCAGTACCGCTTTCATATAACGGTATCGTCGATGGCGTTCGGTTTTCCCAATCCATGGTTGCTGATGAGCCAGATGTTTTGCGTTGCCTCGGACGAGAGTTGGATGCCCTTCGTAAGCTCCAAATGATTGATCACTAGGGTCAACACCATCAGGGAACTCTACAACTTTACGTTTCCGTAAATCATCAAGAAAATACTCTATGAGAGTTTGCGTCTTCGATGTACTTAAACTCAGTTGATTGGATAGGCTCTCAATATCAGGAAAGAAATCAGGCTCTGATGGATCAAAGTAATTGACAGCAAGTAACCCTAATGACTCAAGAGATTGGCGGCGCGATCGTCCAGTCGTAATCTCAGCAAGGATTTGCGTCGAGATCCTTTCCTCTAGCTCAAGTCTCTGTTGGGGATTTGGTTTAGGAGAACTAGTAACATTGACATCCATATCGTTATGAAAAATTCGTAGATCCCAAGCAATCGTACGGACTTCTTTTGTCAAGAAATGAAGATTTGGCGAAACTCTCTTCTTCTCAACAAATGATTTGACAGCCTTGGGGACGATATGCTGATAATTTTCAATATTCACAGTAAATTGCAAATACGATGCAAAGCGCGCTGCTCCCTGACGACTGTCATAAAAAGTCAATAACTTACGACCGTTACCCGGCTTCATACGAATTTCATTTTTAGTCGACGTGGGCAATTGCCGATAAAGCTCATATGTAATTGTTGCTAGTGGGCCAGTACCATGAATACTAATTGGCGTAGCTATTTCGGTGTCTTTTTGTGCCGACGAACGACATCTAGGACACTCATTCATGAAATCATGTGGCTTATATTGCTCAAAGTCTCCTTTACCGTGATCTTTTTGAACCATTTTTAGAGTGATATGCACCGGGTTGTCATTGTTCTTACATTTGCAGCGACCTGCCATTGTCTGAAATCCACACTTCAAACAAATTTCGAGATCTTCTGCTTTGTACAAACTGTGGTTAGATTCAGAATCATTGTCTGTATCATCAGATTGATCCTCATCAATGGCAGCATCTGCACCCAAGGAGCGATCTTCCTGGAAGTCTTTCCATATGAAATATCTTGTCTCATATTCAGGTGTCAGATCATTTTTCTGATGTTGTGCTTCGCTTACATACTCAGAATGTTTGGATTTAGTCTTGAGATAGACTTGACCACATTCACGGCAGACACTGATTGGGAACACACGACATCCACATGCGTCACACGTCTCTCGGCGTATTGAGAAAACCTTTGACCAACCACTTTCTTCTGTTGTTTCGCGTCCACTGCATTCTGGGTTAACGCATATCCATACCCCTTGTGGAGAACGCATAAACATATGATATCTCGCTGGTAATAGGGGAGCAGCATTGGCTGTAGGTCGAGCTATAGAACCTAACTCAATCAGGTGAAACAATGCAATGCGCTGCTCTTCTTCGATTGCTATTTCGCTACCAAAAACCTCTTTAGCTGCTGTATCGAGTGAAACAGGCTCTTCTTTTCTGCCTAACATCCAGTCTCTTAAACGAATGAGATGTCCGTTATCCTTCAAAATGCTCCAAACAAATTTTTGCGGGTTTTCGATATTCTCTTGTGCGATTCTCTCCCATTGGATTGATGGGGGGATTAGACCAATTTCAGCCATCCACAGGGCTATATCTTCAGTTGATTTTGTTGAATTTCTTACAACTTCGATCAACGAGTCAAATTCAGCGCGTAAATAAGTTTGAGGATCTAAGTCATATGGATCCGATGTGGGAACATAATGCTCATCAATATCTCCAAATATGACATCATCATCTCTAAAGGGTTCATTAAATAGATTTTCTGCAAACTCAACAGCTTGATTTGTATCCTCGTCGGTTAAGGTTGCACTTGTCGCGATACATTGCATGTCGCCATGATGTTTACCTAGACGATGTTTAAGTCGGCGCAGAAGCATACTAACTTCAATTCCCTGTGCGCCAGAATATGTGTGAGCTTCGTCAAGTACAATAAATTTCCAGAGACCTGAATTGAATAGACTCGAGTCTTCAGGGCGTAAAAGTAGATATTCCAGCATCGCATAATTCGTAATAAGGATTTGTGGGATTTTTTCACCGGAACGAATTTGGTCTCTAGCAATGACCTCATTAGGTAGTGCATGGGGATACTTGCGTTCGGCCCAGTCTAAAGTTTGATCAAGCTCGCTTGTATAGCGCCCAAACGTTATATCAGTGCCCTTCAATAGGGTGCGAAGCCTGTCAAGCTGATCGTTTACGAGTGCATTGAGTGGATATATAAGTAGTGCTCGCACACCCGGTGTTGGATCTTGTAGTAAATCATTCAATATAGGAATTAAGAAGCTTTCAGTTTTACCACTACCTGTGCCGGAAGAAACTACAATATTTCTGCGATCAGAAATCAGTCGACGTATTGCTTTTTCCTGATGTGCATACAGTGGAATATCTATTCCTAAGGGTAAGTTATCATCTGGTAAGTCAATCAGCTTGCTTGTTAGGACACCTTCATGTGTGAGTTGCCGCAAAGAAAGTCCTGTAGCGTATGGGGGGGTGATTTCTAAAAAGGGACCATTGCTGAGTGCCCCCTCAACATTGAAGCTAGATTCTATTGCCGTGGCGAGCGCTGCTTCCTGCCCATCTCGATTTACATCAAAGATTGTTGTCAGATATGATCTCAGAGTGTGTTTTAGACTGTCTGATAATTGTATAGGATTCACTTAGTTTTCCTTATTGATTTGCGCTATGAATAGATAGGACTTCAGCCCAGGTTAGTGCCCATTCAAATAGAGTGGGGCAAGCTTTATTTGCGTCGTGTACTGCTTGAGCTAACTCACTTTCAGGAATACCAGTGTCATCGATAAGCCGCTTGGTGATTGAATTAGAGTCCATAGACCTAATTCTCAGAATGATGCCTAGCGACAATATATTCTTGTCAAGACGCATCAATTGCTGCTCTGAGTCTGTGCTCACTTGTTTTTCCATACCTGCGATGAATCTAATGGCGCCGAACAACAATGGCATATTTGCAATTTGGGCAAGTCTTGGAAGAGTGTCTAAGAATTTCGAGAGTTTTCCGCCAAGATCATTATCTGAAACGAAGTTTTTGATGATATGCTTTGAAACCCTATCATCTAAGTAGTTGTTGCACCATTCCACTGTTGCATAACGATAACCACTGGGTTTAGTTATTAGGGATCGGTTAATAGAAAGCGTTTCTACACTCTCAATACGTTTCTGCAAAATGGCCTGTGTAAAAAAGCGATCAATTGATGCACGCGACCAGTAAGCATGAAAAAGCTGTAAATGAGTTGAGCATACGCTGACTATTAACGTGTAACTGTGGGCTACATCTACTAAGTACGTTCGGTCGAGTTTATTAAGTCCCGGCATCATGGGTTTATGTCTAGATCCATGAAACTTTCCAGATAGACGATCATAGTAAGCGGGCCACATGTCTAGTTCGTCTAGTTTGGTAAAAGGTTCTTTATCGGGTTCCTCGGTTGGAATCCATACATGTAAACGTGATGAGCTGTCTGTTCTTTTCGACCATCGCGCATAGCCATATATTTTACCTTCTTGGGGTGTTTCAAGTGCGATCTTCCCAATTCCAGTGAGTCCACCTTCAAGAACCAACTCAGGATATACAAGATATGATTTACCTTCTTTAGTCACCATACCTAGAACGTTATCCAAAAGAGCCCATGATGGCAGCGGCCCGTACTTTGCGGTCCATTCCGTTACCTTATGCACTTCAGATAATCTAGCTAATGGACGCCACAATTTTGCTAG
The Phototrophicus methaneseepsis DNA segment above includes these coding regions:
- the cmr6 gene encoding type III-B CRISPR module RAMP protein Cmr6, whose translation is MTNQALPQRSRQMLENYVDRCQNLGLILDKYAPWGDDGHGNWDLTMRSTVRRRGQNQVQTLTGGEAKGLWLSTNRRALNNESPSVFEIDRTDTDLLQANIERWGIMVRESDGIAFTMTTAERLVAGLGASHVLETALTLERNTGLPYLPGSTVKGLARAWGLIEIAAQLKVTLDDSIVIGKDEKNLLNVIAETLIAEPTETLFQSIEKLRPVSEDAEALIQWFRFIFGWQGEAGAVCFVDAKYAGERPPRYAADVMTPHYINYYTENGSKPPTDDDNPNPVSFITVERGNMFAFGLIPRLSAFIIFEGEVRENRLITALDVAADWLSKGLAQLGVGSKTSAGYGFFSRKSLNVVIGR